From Rutidosis leptorrhynchoides isolate AG116_Rl617_1_P2 chromosome 3, CSIRO_AGI_Rlap_v1, whole genome shotgun sequence, a single genomic window includes:
- the LOC139898933 gene encoding ran-binding protein M homolog has protein sequence MAEKEENHDLVGSYFLELWRLKSKRREASSTDEDNVVEMMDLDKNEEDFDSDEIELEPSELDTTKSSSGFSIVLPDKLSVKYPRVNLHGHDVGVVQANHPAPLKRLVYYFEITVKDAGTKGQISIGFTPNAVNLHRQPGWDANTFGYHGDDGLLYRGQGRGEIFGPTYTKGDTVGAGINYASLKIFFTKNGQLVGYLIDNTVKGHLYPTIGVHSQNEEVTVNFGKTEFRFDIEAYEATERAKQHIYIENIIIPQTASYGVVRSYLQHYGYAETLEVFDQATQESVPPITGFHENGFNEHNMYKVEDRKYLRKLIKDGQIDDAFDNLRKLFPQIVQNDTSAICFMLYCQKFIELIRVGHLEEAVDYGRTHFQKFNSLKEYHDLVQECAALLAYQEPAKSAVGYLLDDAQRENVADAVNALILSTNPNLQDNNKTSYLHSYLERLLMQLTACFLEKRSLNGNQGEGFHLKKQLLAKNA, from the exons ATGGCAGAAAAAGAAGAAAATCACGATCTAGTAGGTTCATATTTTTTAGAATTATGGAGATTAAAGTCCAAAAGAAGAGAAGCATCATCAACAGATGAAGATAATGTTGTTGAAATGATGGATTTAGATAAAAATGAAGAAGATTTCGATTCAGATGAAATCGAATTGGAACCGAGTGAATTGGATACAACAAAAAGTTCGAGTGGATTTTCAATTGTGTTACCAGATAAATTATCAGTTAAGTATCCAAGAGTGAATTTGCATGGACATGATGTTGGTGTTGTTCAAGCTAATCATCCTGCACCTCTTAAACGTCTTGTTTATTACTTTGAGATTACTGTTAAAGATGCTGGTACTAAAGGTCAAATTTCTATTGGATTTACACCCAATGCTGTTAATTTGCACAGACAACCTGG GTGGGATGCAAACACTTTTGGATATCACGGGGACGATGGGCTTCTTTATCGTGGACAAGGGAGAGGAGAAATATTTGGCCCAACTTATACGAAAGGTGATACAGTCGGTGCTGGTATAAACTATGCTTCACTGAAGATATTTTTCAC GAAAAATGGTCAATTGGTTGGATATCTAATAGATAACACTGTCAAAGGTCACTTATATCCTACAATTGGTGTTCACAGTCAAAATGAGGA GGTGACTGTTAATTTCGGGAAAACTGAATTTAGGTTTGACATTGAG GCATATGAAGCAACAGAAAGGGCAAAGCAACACATATATATTGAAAACATAATCATCCCCCAAACAGCCAGTTACGG AGTTGTTCGTTCGTACCTACAGCATTATGGTTATGCAGAAACGCTTGAAGTCTTTGATCAGGCTACACAAGAATCTGTTCCTCCTATTACTGGTTTTCATGAAAATGGCTTCAATGAGCATAATATGTATAAAGTAGAAGATAGAAAATATCTTCGAAAG CTAATAAAAGATGGTCAGATTGACGAtgcatttgataatctacgcaagtTGTTTCCACAGATTGTTCAG AACGATACGTCAGCCATTTGTTTTATGCTATACTGTCAAAAGTTCATTGAGCTAATTCGG GTTGGACATTTGGAGGAAGCTGTGGATTATGGAAGGACTCATTTTCAAAAGTTTAATAGCTTAAAAGAGTATCACGATCTTGTTCAG GAATGTGCTGCTTTGTTGGCATACCAAGAGCCAGCAAAATCAGCAGTGGGATACTTATTGGACGATGCACAAAGAGAAAACGTTGCAGATGCAGTAAACGCATTGATATTATCTACAAATCCAAACCTGCAAGATAATAATAAAACAAGTTACTTGCATTCTTATCTTGAGAGGCTTTTGATGCAGTTAACTGCATGCTTTTTAGAAAAACGATCACTCAACGGTAATCAAGGGGAAGGTTTCCATCTGAAAAAACAACTCCTCGCTAAGAATGCTTAG